Proteins encoded within one genomic window of Amycolatopsis sp. 2-15:
- a CDS encoding CoA-acylating methylmalonate-semialdehyde dehydrogenase: MQLNHWIAGAAVPGTSGAHADVTDPATGAVTAHVPLASAAETGAAIDAAAAAFPAWRDTSLARRTRILFAFRELLNARSHELADIITAEHGKVLSDAAGEVARGLEVVEFACGMPHLLNGEATHNASTNVDVASIRQPLGPVAIISPFNFPAMVPMWFFPIAIAAGNTVVLKPSEKVPGAALWLARLWREAGLPDGVFNVVNGDKTAVDTVLAHPGIKAVSFVGSTPIARYVYETGTAHGKRVQALGGAKNHMVVLPDADLDLAADQAVNAGFGSAGERCMAISVVVTVGDIADELVDKIATRAAKLRTGDGRLGCDMGPLVTKAAQERVTGYIAAGEQAGAALVVDGRGLAGDGFFVGPTLFDHVATDMSIYTDEIFGPVLSIVRVDTYDQAIELVNASPYGNGVALFTNDGGAARRFHTEIEVGMVGINVPVPVPMAYYSFGGWKNSLFGDTHAHGTEGVHFYTRGKVVTTRWADPTHRGINLGFPQTG, encoded by the coding sequence GTGCAGCTGAACCACTGGATCGCCGGTGCGGCCGTGCCCGGCACCTCCGGCGCCCACGCGGACGTCACCGATCCCGCCACCGGCGCGGTCACCGCTCACGTGCCGCTGGCCTCGGCGGCGGAAACCGGCGCCGCGATCGACGCCGCGGCCGCCGCGTTCCCCGCCTGGCGTGACACCTCGCTGGCCCGCCGTACCCGGATCCTGTTCGCATTCCGCGAGCTGCTGAACGCCCGCTCGCACGAGCTCGCGGACATCATCACGGCCGAACACGGCAAGGTGCTCTCCGACGCCGCAGGTGAGGTCGCCCGGGGCCTGGAGGTCGTCGAATTCGCCTGCGGCATGCCACATCTGCTCAACGGCGAAGCGACGCACAACGCGTCGACCAACGTGGACGTCGCCTCGATCCGGCAGCCGCTCGGACCGGTGGCGATCATCTCGCCCTTCAACTTCCCGGCGATGGTCCCGATGTGGTTCTTCCCCATCGCGATCGCCGCGGGCAACACGGTCGTCCTGAAGCCATCGGAGAAGGTGCCCGGCGCCGCGTTGTGGCTGGCCCGGCTGTGGCGCGAGGCGGGCCTTCCCGACGGAGTGTTCAACGTGGTCAACGGCGACAAGACCGCGGTCGACACAGTGCTCGCGCACCCCGGCATCAAGGCGGTGTCCTTCGTCGGCTCCACGCCGATCGCCCGCTATGTGTACGAAACCGGTACCGCGCACGGCAAACGGGTCCAAGCACTCGGCGGCGCGAAGAACCACATGGTCGTTCTGCCGGACGCCGACCTCGACCTGGCCGCCGATCAAGCTGTCAACGCCGGGTTCGGCTCGGCCGGGGAGCGCTGCATGGCGATCTCCGTCGTCGTCACCGTCGGGGACATCGCCGACGAACTGGTGGACAAGATCGCCACCCGGGCCGCGAAACTCCGCACCGGCGACGGCCGCCTCGGCTGCGACATGGGGCCACTGGTCACGAAAGCCGCGCAGGAACGGGTCACCGGCTACATCGCCGCCGGCGAACAGGCCGGCGCCGCACTCGTCGTCGACGGCCGCGGCCTCGCCGGCGACGGCTTCTTCGTCGGACCGACGCTGTTCGACCACGTGGCCACCGACATGTCGATCTACACCGACGAGATCTTCGGGCCGGTCCTGTCGATCGTGCGCGTCGACACCTACGACCAGGCGATCGAGCTGGTCAACGCCAGCCCCTACGGCAACGGCGTCGCCCTCTTCACCAACGACGGCGGCGCGGCCCGCCGGTTCCACACCGAGATCGAGGTCGGCATGGTCGGCATCAACGTCCCGGTCCCGGTCCCGATGGCGTACTACTCCTTCGGCGGCTGGAAGAACTCCCTCTTCGGCGACACGCACGCCCACGGCACCGAAGGCGTCCACTTCTACACCCGTGGCAAGGTCGTCACCACCCGCTGGGCGGACCCCACTCACCGCGGCATCAACCTCGGCTTCCCGCAGACCGGCTAG
- a CDS encoding SDR family NAD(P)-dependent oxidoreductase: protein MAHQRTVVVTGAASGIGAGIARSVHEAGYDLVLVDLDEAGLARVATELGEATTLTADLTDPASATRLTEAARAAHGTWGLVNCAGISLIKHFLHNSEQEWTRILRVNLEGTMRATHAVGTVLTENGGGAVVNIASISGVVPAACQAAYAASKAGLIGFGTGLAFDFGPLDITVNTIAPGIVRTPIWDRILHEDADRTGLPAEQIFAEHVRPIPLGRAQTAAEIGALTVFLLGPGARSISGETIKVTGGMTTVTFDFAKAADAVRAGVTR, encoded by the coding sequence ATGGCGCACCAACGGACTGTCGTGGTCACCGGAGCGGCTTCGGGGATCGGCGCCGGCATCGCACGGTCCGTGCACGAGGCCGGCTACGACCTCGTACTGGTCGACCTCGACGAAGCCGGGCTGGCGCGCGTAGCGACGGAACTGGGCGAGGCCACCACGCTGACCGCAGACCTGACCGACCCCGCCTCGGCCACGCGCCTCACCGAGGCCGCCCGAGCAGCACACGGCACCTGGGGTCTGGTCAACTGCGCGGGGATCTCGCTGATCAAGCACTTCCTCCACAACAGCGAACAGGAGTGGACGCGCATCCTCCGGGTGAACCTGGAGGGCACCATGCGGGCCACCCACGCCGTCGGCACGGTCCTCACCGAGAACGGCGGCGGCGCCGTGGTGAACATCGCCTCGATCTCCGGCGTTGTCCCGGCCGCTTGCCAGGCGGCCTACGCGGCGTCGAAGGCCGGGCTGATCGGGTTCGGCACCGGGCTGGCGTTCGACTTCGGCCCCCTCGACATCACCGTCAACACCATCGCTCCCGGCATCGTGCGGACCCCGATCTGGGACCGGATCCTGCACGAGGACGCCGACCGGACCGGACTGCCGGCGGAACAGATCTTCGCCGAACACGTCCGGCCCATTCCGCTGGGCCGGGCACAGACCGCGGCCGAGATCGGTGCGCTCACGGTGTTCCTGCTCGGACCGGGCGCGCGGAGCATCTCCGGCGAGACCATCAAGGTCACCGGCGGAATGACCACCGTGACCTTCGACTTCGCGAAGGCGGCGGACGCGGTCCGTGCGGGGGTGACGCGATGA
- a CDS encoding sugar phosphate isomerase/epimerase family protein, with amino-acid sequence MPNPDSLLSTCWTSAGDVMPLRNGDLSPFDIRDRVAAAAEAGFSGFGITHTDLVAVRDGIGFPSLAREFEHHGITTVEVEYIDDWWCSGERRSRSDVVRADLLHAAEALGASHIKAGAGQTGDTVEPDVLRAEFAALAREAEAVGTRIALEPAAFSMMTTIEPAARLLRDVAHPAGGLLVDIWHVYRSSMSYQDLERILPPEYVFAVEINDGYREVTGTLFEDTFDNRLYCGEGAFDVVSFVKSLRRLGFTGPWGVEMMSRDHRTLDVRTATKQAAAAAADLLASAR; translated from the coding sequence ATGCCGAACCCCGATTCCTTGCTGAGCACGTGCTGGACCTCCGCGGGTGATGTGATGCCGCTGCGCAACGGCGACCTGAGTCCGTTCGACATCCGAGACCGGGTCGCGGCGGCCGCCGAAGCGGGGTTCAGCGGGTTCGGGATCACGCACACCGACCTGGTCGCGGTGCGCGACGGCATCGGGTTTCCCTCGCTCGCGAGGGAGTTCGAGCACCACGGCATCACGACCGTCGAGGTTGAGTACATCGACGACTGGTGGTGCTCGGGGGAGCGGCGCTCACGATCGGACGTGGTGCGCGCCGATCTCCTGCACGCCGCCGAAGCCCTGGGTGCCTCGCACATCAAGGCCGGCGCCGGGCAGACCGGTGACACCGTCGAGCCGGACGTGCTGCGCGCGGAGTTCGCCGCGCTGGCGCGAGAAGCCGAGGCGGTGGGCACGCGGATCGCCCTGGAGCCCGCCGCGTTCTCGATGATGACGACGATCGAGCCCGCGGCGCGGCTGCTCCGGGACGTGGCGCATCCGGCGGGCGGGCTACTCGTCGACATCTGGCACGTCTACCGCAGCTCGATGTCCTATCAGGACCTGGAGCGCATCCTGCCACCGGAGTACGTTTTCGCCGTCGAGATCAACGACGGGTACCGGGAGGTGACCGGAACCCTGTTCGAGGACACCTTCGACAACCGGCTGTACTGCGGCGAGGGGGCCTTCGATGTCGTTTCCTTCGTGAAGTCGTTGCGGCGCCTAGGCTTCACGGGACCGTGGGGTGTGGAGATGATGTCGCGTGACCACCGCACGCTCGACGTGCGCACCGCGACCAAGCAGGCCGCGGCGGCCGCGGCCGACCTCCTGGCGTCCGCTCGATGA
- a CDS encoding ABC transporter permease — MVITTSTEKTAETRRPDPPPPSVLRRLAGHPRTPIIVALVLACVAMAFLSDSFLSSRNFTNILTQSTVVGIAAVGATLVIITGGIDLSVGSNVALSGMIASQLVNGGLAGFLGVVACLVIAAAIGAFNGISVAWLRLAPFIVTLAVLGMGRGLTLQLSQGQSVYGLPSGLTWLGGATIGAVPVPVFLLAAMFLVGHLVLSRTTLGHQIYAVGGNRQAARLSGIPDKRVLFHAYLIAGACAGLAALVLVGRLGAATPTAGTGLELQVIAAVVIGGTSLFGGKGSMVGTLIGVLLIGVINNGLTLLNVSPFWVQFIQGALILVAVLLDAFNQRRLSVTDA; from the coding sequence ATGGTGATCACGACCTCCACGGAGAAGACGGCAGAAACCCGCAGGCCCGATCCACCTCCGCCGTCCGTGCTGCGGCGCCTTGCCGGGCATCCCCGAACCCCGATCATCGTCGCGCTGGTGCTGGCCTGTGTGGCGATGGCGTTCCTGTCCGACAGCTTCCTGTCGAGTCGCAATTTCACCAACATTCTCACCCAGTCCACAGTGGTGGGTATCGCCGCCGTCGGCGCGACGCTCGTGATCATCACCGGCGGCATCGACCTGTCGGTCGGTTCCAACGTCGCGCTGTCCGGCATGATCGCCTCGCAGCTGGTCAACGGCGGGCTGGCCGGGTTCCTCGGTGTCGTGGCCTGCCTGGTGATCGCCGCCGCGATCGGTGCGTTCAACGGGATTTCCGTGGCGTGGCTGCGCTTGGCGCCGTTCATCGTGACCCTCGCCGTGCTCGGGATGGGCCGGGGCCTGACTTTGCAGCTGAGTCAAGGCCAGAGCGTGTACGGACTGCCGAGCGGGCTCACCTGGCTCGGCGGCGCCACGATCGGCGCTGTCCCCGTCCCGGTGTTCCTCCTCGCCGCGATGTTCCTCGTCGGGCACCTCGTGCTGTCCCGCACCACGCTCGGGCACCAGATCTACGCGGTCGGTGGCAACCGGCAGGCCGCGCGGCTGAGCGGAATCCCCGACAAGAGGGTGCTGTTCCACGCCTACCTGATCGCCGGCGCGTGCGCCGGGCTGGCCGCGCTGGTTCTGGTGGGCCGGCTCGGCGCCGCCACCCCCACCGCGGGCACCGGCTTGGAGCTGCAGGTGATCGCCGCCGTCGTGATCGGCGGCACCAGCCTCTTCGGCGGCAAGGGCAGCATGGTGGGCACGCTCATCGGCGTCCTGCTCATCGGTGTCATCAACAACGGGCTGACCCTGCTCAACGTGAGCCCGTTCTGGGTCCAGTTCATCCAAGGCGCGCTGATCCTCGTGGCCGTGCTGCTGGACGCGTTCAACCAGCGAAGGCTCTCGGTGACCGATGCCTGA
- a CDS encoding M24 family metallopeptidase produces the protein MNPPFDHRHLDDLMESAGLDALIVTSKHNVQYLLGGHRFFFFDYMDAIGVSRYLPTLVYVRGELDATRYIGNAMESWQLDNDPVWVSDVDTSTWRAQDAIELALAHLLRVLPGQAVVGIEGSFLPVEAYQRLAVEPSMTLRDGQFVLERLRAVKRVDELKLLEEASDAIVDSMRATFGGHGAGSTKREIVQTLRQEQTRLGMTFEYCLVSMGASHNRAPSNASWAPGEVLCLDSGGNLGGYIGDLARMAVLGEPDAELEDLLAEVETVQLAAREPIADGVVGQAIFDRAGEVLATSPHRAVTTFVAHGMGLISHEAPRLTSTGPVPYPNYDGPRALAAGMVLSIETTMLHPRRGFIKLEDTVTVTTEGHRAFGDHARGWNVVDLAATRV, from the coding sequence GTGAATCCCCCTTTTGATCACCGGCACCTCGACGATCTCATGGAAAGCGCCGGGCTCGACGCACTGATCGTGACCTCGAAGCACAACGTCCAGTATTTGCTGGGCGGGCACCGGTTCTTCTTCTTCGACTACATGGACGCCATCGGGGTCAGCCGGTACCTGCCGACGCTGGTGTACGTCCGCGGCGAGCTCGACGCGACCCGCTACATCGGCAACGCGATGGAATCGTGGCAGCTGGACAACGATCCGGTGTGGGTGTCCGATGTGGACACCAGCACGTGGCGCGCGCAGGACGCGATCGAACTCGCCCTCGCACACCTGCTCCGAGTGCTGCCGGGACAAGCCGTGGTCGGCATCGAAGGATCCTTCCTGCCCGTCGAGGCGTACCAGCGGCTGGCGGTCGAACCGTCGATGACGCTGCGGGACGGCCAGTTCGTGCTGGAACGCCTTCGCGCGGTGAAACGAGTGGACGAGCTGAAGCTGCTCGAAGAAGCGTCGGACGCCATCGTCGACTCGATGCGGGCGACCTTCGGCGGGCACGGCGCAGGCTCGACGAAACGCGAGATCGTGCAAACCCTGCGCCAGGAACAGACCCGCCTCGGCATGACCTTCGAGTACTGCCTCGTGAGCATGGGCGCCAGCCACAACCGCGCGCCGTCGAACGCCAGCTGGGCGCCCGGCGAGGTGCTGTGCCTGGACTCCGGCGGCAACCTGGGCGGCTACATCGGCGACCTCGCGCGCATGGCGGTGCTCGGCGAACCCGACGCCGAGCTGGAGGATCTGCTGGCCGAAGTCGAAACTGTGCAGCTGGCCGCGCGGGAGCCCATCGCGGATGGCGTGGTCGGCCAGGCGATCTTCGACCGGGCAGGCGAGGTGCTGGCCACGAGCCCCCACCGTGCCGTGACCACCTTCGTCGCCCACGGCATGGGACTGATCAGCCACGAGGCACCTCGGCTCACCTCGACCGGACCGGTTCCCTATCCCAACTACGACGGCCCCCGCGCACTGGCGGCCGGCATGGTCCTCTCGATCGAAACGACGATGCTGCACCCCCGGCGCGGGTTCATCAAACTCGAGGACACCGTGACCGTGACCACCGAGGGGCACCGCGCGTTCGGCGACCACGCGCGCGGCTGGAACGTCGTGGACCTCGCAGCCACCCGTGTCTGA
- a CDS encoding sugar ABC transporter ATP-binding protein codes for MRSDEPVPVVEFLGVSKSYPGIRALHEVSLTLAPGTVTALAGENGAGKSTFIKLLSGAEAADSGRILLRGHDVPTTPGAVIDAGVSVIYQELTDVPDMSLLDNLVLGRQPARLGVVRRGAAKRAARAALDRVGLADLPLDRPVRQLSLAQRQLTEIARCLARDASVLVFDEPTSALSESDAQGLLATITSLREQGMAILYVSHHLDELFEIADTIAVLRDGELVGVGPVGEWDEAKLVRAMLAKDMAHAYPWRDRPVGADRLQVRELDAPGVKRATLQVKSGEIVGLVGLAGAGRTELLKALAGLSVRSRGNVEVDGHPLPARAHDVVRHGVVYAPEDRKAEGLVLDASVVDNLSYGVYRSFARAGWLRRGRQERLAREAIAGFGVKTRDARQPAGKLSGGNQQKIVLARAAAHTPKVLLLDDPTRGVDVGAKAGIHEHVLTLAESGAAVLLTSSDTDEVLAMADRVYVLRAGRVVGELRRAEFDRERVLQLAAAG; via the coding sequence ATGAGGTCTGATGAGCCCGTCCCGGTGGTGGAGTTCCTCGGGGTGTCGAAGTCCTACCCGGGCATCCGCGCTCTGCACGAGGTGTCCTTGACGCTCGCGCCGGGCACCGTCACCGCGCTCGCCGGGGAGAACGGAGCGGGCAAGTCCACCTTCATCAAGCTCCTGTCCGGCGCGGAAGCGGCGGACTCGGGGCGGATCCTGCTCCGCGGCCACGATGTGCCCACCACGCCCGGAGCGGTGATCGACGCGGGTGTCAGCGTGATCTACCAGGAACTGACCGACGTCCCGGACATGAGCCTGCTCGACAACCTCGTGCTCGGCCGCCAGCCCGCCCGGCTGGGCGTGGTTCGGCGCGGCGCGGCCAAACGGGCCGCCCGGGCCGCGCTCGACCGCGTCGGGCTGGCCGACCTGCCACTGGACCGGCCTGTGCGGCAGCTTTCGCTGGCCCAGCGGCAGCTCACCGAGATCGCGCGGTGCCTCGCTCGTGACGCGAGTGTGCTGGTGTTCGACGAACCGACCTCGGCACTGTCCGAAAGCGACGCCCAGGGTCTGCTGGCCACGATCACGTCGTTGCGCGAGCAGGGTATGGCCATCCTGTACGTCAGCCACCACCTCGACGAGCTGTTCGAGATCGCCGACACGATCGCGGTGCTGCGGGACGGTGAGCTCGTCGGCGTCGGCCCGGTCGGCGAGTGGGACGAAGCGAAGCTCGTGCGGGCCATGCTCGCCAAGGACATGGCCCACGCCTACCCCTGGCGGGATCGGCCGGTGGGCGCCGACCGGCTCCAGGTCCGCGAGCTCGACGCACCCGGCGTCAAACGGGCGACGCTGCAGGTCAAATCCGGCGAAATCGTGGGTCTGGTCGGCCTCGCGGGCGCCGGGCGTACCGAGCTCCTCAAAGCGCTGGCGGGCCTGTCCGTGCGCTCGCGCGGGAACGTCGAGGTAGACGGCCATCCCCTTCCCGCGCGAGCGCACGACGTGGTGCGCCACGGCGTGGTGTATGCGCCCGAGGATCGCAAGGCGGAAGGCCTGGTGCTCGACGCGTCGGTGGTGGACAACCTGTCCTACGGGGTGTACCGCTCGTTCGCCCGGGCCGGCTGGCTGCGCCGTGGCCGGCAGGAACGCCTCGCCCGAGAGGCCATCGCCGGATTCGGTGTCAAGACTCGCGATGCCCGTCAACCGGCTGGCAAGCTCTCCGGCGGCAACCAGCAGAAGATCGTCCTCGCGCGAGCCGCCGCGCACACGCCCAAGGTCCTGCTCCTCGACGACCCCACCCGGGGCGTGGACGTGGGTGCGAAAGCGGGCATCCACGAGCACGTGCTGACGCTGGCCGAGTCCGGCGCCGCGGTACTGCTGACCAGTTCCGACACCGATGAGGTACTCGCGATGGCTGACCGCGTGTACGTGCTGCGCGCCGGGCGGGTGGTCGGCGAACTGCGCCGAGCCGAGTTCGACCGGGAACGTGTGCTCCAGCTGGCCGCCGCCGGCTGA
- a CDS encoding GntR family transcriptional regulator, whose protein sequence is MSEPTVQWETMRIDENAPKRAPSLADQTYATLKRWVVSGELEPGSVLSENDLARRFSISRSPLREAIRRLQDEGLLDVSGPRGFTVPALSVELVRQVYTVRRALEVAAAETATRIPSDALAAMRERMDLIGDSIDRGDLEPFNVADFDFHDLFVLNCGNPLLVNHIHRLRGHIQRIINWAGQFHEHTELAYKEHRAMLEAMEAGDTRAMGEAVDTHIRNVMDRLIDKLDAAREAATTD, encoded by the coding sequence GTGAGCGAGCCGACTGTGCAGTGGGAAACGATGCGGATCGACGAGAACGCGCCGAAGCGGGCGCCGTCACTGGCGGATCAGACTTACGCCACGTTGAAACGCTGGGTCGTGTCCGGCGAACTCGAACCCGGTTCCGTACTCAGTGAAAACGATCTCGCCCGGAGGTTCTCGATCAGCCGTTCCCCTTTGCGGGAGGCGATCCGCCGTTTGCAGGACGAGGGCTTGCTGGACGTCTCCGGGCCACGCGGTTTCACGGTTCCGGCGCTGTCGGTGGAACTGGTCCGGCAGGTCTACACCGTGCGCCGGGCACTCGAGGTGGCCGCGGCCGAGACTGCCACCCGGATCCCGTCCGACGCGCTGGCCGCCATGCGTGAACGCATGGACCTGATCGGGGACTCGATCGATCGGGGCGACCTCGAACCGTTCAACGTCGCCGACTTCGACTTCCACGACCTGTTCGTGCTCAACTGCGGCAACCCTCTGCTCGTCAACCACATTCACCGCTTGCGCGGGCACATCCAGCGCATCATCAACTGGGCCGGGCAGTTCCACGAGCACACGGAGCTGGCGTACAAGGAGCACCGGGCGATGCTCGAGGCCATGGAAGCGGGCGACACCCGGGCGATGGGCGAAGCCGTCGACACCCACATCCGCAATGTCATGGACCGCCTGATCGACAAGCTCGACGCCGCCCGGGAAGCCGCGACCACCGACTGA
- a CDS encoding SDR family NAD(P)-dependent oxidoreductase, protein MTYLVTGATGAIGSAIVAELRARSETVIAHGRSIRTPSCDGIVQWIGGDLLAAEGQDIIREASAGGLAGVIAAHGIPGSAPLADLTRAFTERVMRINFESLLALLEATLPALRRRRGRFVAVASQAGLVGEPDNAAYSASKFAVVGWIRHIAGQASDQDVTYHALCAGCTESPLLTAIHDQFARAQGTATAEEFAALRQRSIPVGRFATPHETAAAAVYLATADGPRPTILAESGGEVVW, encoded by the coding sequence ATGACCTACCTCGTGACCGGTGCGACGGGCGCCATCGGCTCGGCGATCGTCGCCGAGCTGCGGGCCCGATCCGAAACCGTCATCGCACACGGACGCAGCATCCGCACCCCGTCCTGCGACGGGATCGTGCAGTGGATCGGTGGCGATCTCCTTGCCGCCGAGGGGCAAGACATCATCCGCGAAGCCTCGGCCGGTGGTTTGGCCGGTGTGATCGCCGCCCACGGCATCCCCGGATCCGCCCCGCTGGCCGACCTCACCCGGGCCTTCACCGAACGCGTCATGCGGATCAACTTCGAATCCTTGCTCGCCTTGCTCGAGGCCACCCTTCCCGCCCTGCGACGCCGCCGTGGCCGGTTCGTCGCCGTCGCCTCGCAAGCGGGCCTGGTCGGGGAACCCGACAACGCCGCCTACAGCGCGTCGAAGTTCGCGGTGGTCGGCTGGATCCGGCACATTGCCGGCCAAGCGAGTGACCAGGACGTCACGTACCACGCCCTCTGCGCCGGCTGCACCGAGAGTCCGCTGCTGACCGCCATACACGATCAGTTCGCCAGAGCCCAAGGCACCGCGACCGCCGAGGAATTCGCTGCGCTGCGACAGCGCAGCATCCCGGTCGGTCGCTTCGCCACACCGCATGAAACCGCGGCGGCCGCCGTCTACCTGGCCACCGCGGACGGCCCCCGCCCGACGATCCTCGCCGAGAGCGGAGGCGAAGTCGTCTGGTAG
- a CDS encoding zinc-dependent alcohol dehydrogenase, which translates to MTDSLPDTMPAVIFRGEGVLALEQHAVPVITEPDDIIIKVGAVGICGSDLHALHTPPTHPGLPGVIFGHEFCGEIVAAGPQARGLSVGDRVAVDQNPPCGRCGPCRDGHGNFCEPLFDNPHLDIPWPNTPGFFWDGGMATYVKVPSYYAYRVTADVPYEHLVLAEPLGCVLNGINKAGVVVGDRAVVLGGGPMGLLAVIALKHFGVEQVILVEPAVKRAEVAKQAGADLVLDPASVDVREEVLAATGGRGATLVFEAVGSQLDTAVDVAADQARIVVIGINNSYRANLSAMTVTIKELRILGAFLMRYTMRESLDLIQSGKLPLERVVSHVLPLSDIHKGISLAQAGEGLKIVFKP; encoded by the coding sequence ATGACCGACAGCCTGCCCGACACGATGCCCGCCGTGATCTTCCGGGGCGAGGGCGTGCTGGCCCTGGAGCAGCACGCGGTACCCGTGATCACCGAACCCGACGACATCATCATCAAGGTCGGCGCGGTCGGCATCTGCGGTTCGGACCTGCACGCCCTGCACACGCCCCCGACCCACCCGGGCCTGCCGGGCGTGATCTTCGGGCACGAATTCTGCGGCGAGATCGTCGCCGCCGGCCCACAGGCGCGCGGACTGTCGGTGGGCGATCGTGTGGCGGTCGACCAGAACCCGCCGTGCGGCCGCTGCGGCCCCTGCCGTGACGGACACGGCAACTTCTGCGAGCCGTTGTTCGACAATCCGCACCTCGACATCCCGTGGCCGAACACGCCAGGGTTCTTCTGGGACGGCGGAATGGCCACCTACGTCAAGGTGCCTTCGTACTACGCCTACCGCGTGACCGCTGACGTGCCCTACGAGCACCTGGTGCTCGCCGAGCCGCTCGGTTGTGTCCTCAACGGGATCAACAAGGCCGGAGTCGTGGTCGGCGACCGCGCGGTCGTCCTCGGCGGCGGACCGATGGGCCTGCTCGCCGTCATCGCGCTCAAGCACTTCGGCGTGGAACAGGTCATCCTGGTCGAACCGGCTGTCAAACGCGCCGAAGTCGCCAAACAGGCCGGTGCGGACCTGGTGCTCGACCCGGCCAGTGTCGACGTACGCGAGGAAGTACTGGCCGCCACCGGCGGCCGCGGCGCGACGCTGGTGTTCGAGGCCGTCGGCTCGCAGCTGGACACCGCCGTCGACGTCGCGGCGGACCAGGCACGGATCGTGGTCATCGGCATCAACAACAGTTACCGCGCGAACCTGTCCGCGATGACCGTGACGATCAAGGAGCTGCGCATTCTCGGCGCGTTCCTGATGCGCTACACCATGCGCGAATCGCTCGACCTCATCCAGAGCGGCAAGCTCCCGCTCGAACGCGTGGTGAGCCACGTGCTCCCGCTGTCGGACATCCACAAAGGAATCTCGCTGGCGCAGGCCGGCGAAGGCCTGAAGATCGTCTTCAAGCCGTGA
- a CDS encoding HpcH/HpaI aldolase family protein gives MTAHFAVQFKEKLAADGPLLGTFAGLGSPVAVEIAAAAGADWVLLDLEHGGGSEELVGPSVTSAAAYGVPLIVRTESGDRPRAGRALDGGASGIMIPRIDGIRDAQHALRILRYPPDGDRGVATYNRQARFGLRPEVLASRNDEVVSVIQVETVGALRDIDEITATDGVDVLFIGPVDLSYALGVPLGFTSPAFRQALDTVAAAAKRHGKTAGIMAPSAAAAADYLDRGFRFLSIASDASLLARTMHDAFASVRKDHP, from the coding sequence ATGACCGCCCATTTCGCGGTGCAATTCAAGGAAAAGCTTGCCGCCGACGGGCCACTGCTGGGCACGTTCGCGGGGCTCGGCAGCCCGGTCGCGGTGGAGATAGCGGCCGCGGCCGGCGCCGACTGGGTACTGCTGGATCTGGAACACGGCGGGGGTTCCGAGGAGCTGGTCGGGCCGTCGGTGACCTCGGCGGCAGCCTACGGGGTCCCGCTGATCGTCCGGACGGAAAGTGGTGACCGGCCGCGGGCCGGGCGGGCGCTGGACGGCGGGGCGAGCGGCATCATGATCCCCCGGATCGATGGAATCCGGGACGCTCAGCACGCCCTGCGGATCCTCCGATACCCGCCGGACGGCGACCGCGGGGTGGCGACCTACAACCGCCAAGCCCGGTTCGGGCTGCGGCCCGAAGTGCTCGCCTCGCGCAACGACGAGGTCGTCAGCGTCATCCAGGTCGAGACCGTCGGCGCGCTTCGCGACATCGACGAGATCACCGCGACCGACGGCGTCGACGTGCTGTTCATCGGCCCGGTGGACCTCTCCTACGCGCTGGGCGTGCCGTTGGGGTTCACATCACCGGCGTTCCGGCAAGCCCTCGACACTGTGGCCGCCGCCGCGAAACGGCACGGAAAGACAGCGGGGATCATGGCGCCCTCAGCCGCCGCGGCGGCGGACTACCTGGACCGCGGGTTCCGGTTCCTGTCCATCGCATCCGACGCTTCCCTGCTCGCCAGAACCATGCACGACGCCTTCGCGTCGGTCAGAAAGGACCACCCGTGA